ggacagataggggaaaatgctttgagcacctgaatgtaaaccacttaggctataaatactaaaaatatataaataagtacCAAAGGAGGAGGACATATAGGGCAATGGGGTGAAGAAACAATTTGGAATAAAGGTTTTCTTATTTCTGGCAGGGCCAGTGAGATGTGGCTTCTCATCTTCAGTTGTTTCACCATCCACATCGGACTAGGTAGCAGTGAAACCACGATACCTGAATACTCTCCCATGCTCACCGTGGATATGAGCACATCTGCCACGGATGCTCCTTCTGCTGACATCACAACCATTGAGGGCGCAACCACCACCCCTGCCACGACTTTCACTCCAGTTGATACAACCACAATCCCTGCTAATAAAGTCACCTCTGGAGATGAAGAAACAACTGCTGTTACCACACCCAGTCCTGCGGTTGCAATCCTCACCACAGTTGCACCACCCATTACTACCACAACAAATCCCATCACTACTACAACCACTACAACTCCCACAACTATTGCTACCACCACGACTCCGACCACCACTACTACTGTGCGAACAACCACCACGACAACTCCAGCCACTACTACTACCAAAACCACCACAACTAAGGCTGTCACAACTACCACCAAGGCTACAACCAGGAGTGCTACCACCAAAAGGGCAGCTGCCAACATCAGAAAAACCACCAATAATGCATTTTCTGTTAACATCTTTTCTATCCTCTTACTAACCATGCCTGTTCTCTTACCTGCCTTGTAAACACAACATTCTTTCCCATTCAGTCCAATTACTAGAACTCCGTAAATGATAATAGATGCCAGAAGCATTATTCTTGAAGGAGGCGTGGACTACCAGTAGACTATTAGCTAATGATTCAGATAGAGCTGAGTTCAAGAAAATGTTGCCAGCTGAGCCAAGTCTAACCTGACGGGCTAATCCAGTTCCAGATTTGCCCCTCTTCTCTTGCATCTGTGAACTTGTAATTGTGTCCTATCTGAAGAATTTGGAACTCTGTATAATCCATACATACAATGCAACAACATTGACACAATGATTTATCAGGATTGATCTGGGTCAAGTGGAAGCCCTGGTTCAAGCCACCCCTCTGACTCTCTCTGTGTGATCTTCAGTGAGTCACTTTTCTCCCTTTTACTCCCTCTGTCCTACAAATAAAAATTATCCAGCTTTGAGGTTGTTTTATGACACACCCCTCAATACCATCACATTTGTTTTGAAAGTCAAAGGGGCAGgcattgaggccctgattctacaaagtgcgtcctgattttaggcagctgtaggcgccaggtgcctagcctgggccaatcaggccttaggattagtggggatgggtggacctgctatgcctaaggcctgattggtccaggcttctagagcctgggccaatcaggccttagatttagcggggatgggccgggaaggggcaagacccgtccagccgaccaacatttaaaggttagttgggggagggggattagttggggcgggggggtcgtcgggctttccggcaggaggagttgggcatcctcctgtcggcgattacaagtttgggggggaggggggtccggggttcggggtttcgacaggaggagttgggcatcctcctgtcggcgattaccagtttgggggggagggggggttcggggttccaacaggaggagttgggcatcctcctgccggtgatgggacaggcggccgtggccgctatacttattgcagcagggagagatcccttgcagcgataagtgtagcgactgtgtctaatttaacccgattctctaaccggcgtctgtatcatggatgccggttacagaatcggggtttagtgtaggaccgattctgtataggacacctctcctgggcgtcctatacagaatcagggccttagagtaTATTCTGCTCAAACTTCAACCAAATTTGAGCAAGTAAATTTCAAAATCACAGATTTCCACTTACTAAAATCTGTGATATTGCTGGAATGATAAAGCACTCATTTCACTTGGTTTGCTCACTGTCAGGAAAGCAATAGTACATATGTggattaataaaagaaaaaaaaaaatcctgataaATCACTCTGGATTACCCTTAGGATAAATCTGTTGGAGATGGAGAGATTTAACCTATGGAGAAAAATAGGTCTTCACAAGGTGAATTTCTGTCAATATGAGGTAACTTTATTGATTGGTTCCCTAGAGAGACAAAAAAGGTTCTGCACAGTATGTTTATAGATGGTAATTGTAGAGAGAAATAGATTTTCAATAAAATGAGATAACTGTCCCTGGGAGTTGAATGTGAGGTATGACTGCTGCAAAATGAGATAGAATTGTAGTAGATTAAGAAAGTATTTAATAGGTTATAATAGTTGCTTAATTGAAAATGTTCATTAGCAGTATGCTATCTTTAGTGCTCAGATTATTTCATTAATGCACATGATAGAATAGCAAAACACACAATTTGTATCTTATTGTTTGCCAATAAACAGGATATTAAAAATATTGAAACAGCAGCAGGTGTTGCTGTGATACTGGTGGAATAATGGTGCCACCTGCTGGACAGAAAGTAAAGTGCAGACTTATAGACATCAGATccacttttatttcttttaataagACAGTGACTGTAACTTGGATCTCACCCTTGATCCAAAATGTGAAGAGTATTTCCTTTCAAAGCCAGAAGTGTTTACTTTAGAAATAAAAAACATAATTGGAGAAACTCTAACTTATTAAATTGCATGACACTCTGCTTTTGGCTCCAATCAGGTCAATATTCAGACTTGGTggcaagaggttttttttttttaagcactagccagagcatttttaaaaatacatatacTCAGTACTGCTATCCATATACAGTAGGTTGAGGCATGGAATAAACATAGAAAGCACATGCCACTGGTAGCTCGTAGGAATAGGGATGATATTCAGTCACtatggaaaaaagaaaagaaaaaaaaagatattcagaCACTCTGGATATAGCTAAGTAGTTTAATTTAGGActgattgttgttgttgtttgtttgttttttttgttgtttttttttgggggggggttgcagacCTAAATTAAACCACTTGTATAGCTGAGTGGAGCACCCTCACTCTGTCTTAACAGTACTCTGGCATTAAATGGATAACACTAGGACACCTAGAGGGATTTTCAATAGCACTATCCATAATTTTTTGCTGAAAATTAATGGGAAGGAGATatacgatcgcaaaaccagtaaaactggttttgtgatcatcggtacaggatcggaagctttagtgaatctaggccttaatgtTTAGAGCGGCCATTAGATATACAAGTTTCTTTGAATCCTTGGCCATATGTTACTGATGAAATTCCTAATCAAATGTAACAtgcttcctaaaagaaaaaaatgttgatgAAAATTTATCAGTCACATGCCTGGATTACTTTAATCTTTTGTGATTCACTGATTCTAATTAATTTTTCACAACATTTGTGTTAAAATCAGTATCTGTGAAGCTCTTTTTTTCTTAGGACCTTTAATTAGGCACTAGGAGGTTCAAGCTAGGAGTGGAAGTTCActggtatttcagaaaaagctctaccttttgtaaaatactcatAAGGACACAGGTAAAAAAGCAATTAGTTTGTGGCATGTCAGCAGGAGCATCGATTTCACAAAcctatattttaataaaaaattggCAGCTTCTATGTGTAAGTATCAGTGATTACACAAGTATGAGTAAGTTATTGGTATTTCCATGTATAAGTACCAACAATTATATGTATAAGAGCCATCTTACATATAATTATACATGCAAGAGAGACAAATTCAGGGGCATAGGTACTAACATGTTAAGACATGTTATTGTACttttaaccccagttattagtaactaggactCATTGTATAAAATATCACAAGTAAGTGGTAAAATATGATGTCTTAATGGTAGTCCATATTGATAAATATATCCCTTAAAGGTGCTAGAAATTACCAGTGCTAAACACAATAGCCTCTTCAATCGCATGTTTCAAACTCTGGTCATAATGAACATTTCATCAAAATATACGTGTGCTTCAGAAGAGGTGCAAAATTCAAAGGGAAATTTTTAAATACATGTATAATTGCTTTAGATCACCCAAACCACACCCAAATCACTCCCCCTTTAAATCTATGAGAACCAATTTATCAATATGTCTACATAAGAAGCATTCTGAAATTTCCAGTTACACATCAATTCACTCTGATCCTGACTtccataactaaactaaactaaaccttaagtttgtataccgcatcatctccacagaagtggagctcgacacggtttacaggaattaaaacaaATTGTCCTACAAGAAATTCAAAGAAGCCTTAAAGATTTATTTCATCTGATGAGTATTTTCATCTTGACTTACCTTAAAGTGATTAGCATGTTTGCAGCTACACCAGACCGACACTATTCCCACTGTGTGGCAGTCCTCTGGGTAAAGTCCTGCCAGTTGGTAGTGCTGTTTcagtatcacattttcaataatgagAGACAGGCAAATTCTGCAGGAGGACTCCAGGGATCCTGAATGTCTTTAGtgactgaaaacacaatattgaaacgTCACCCTCCACTAGCAGAACTGTAGGTGGAACACAGTagagcttagagggaacagtgcagaCCAGATAAGCCAAGATAACTGATCACAGAATAACTTCAGACCCCCTCCACAACAGGCCTTTCCCTCCTATTTTAAGATGCCCTCTCCTTTTACCTTTGCTACCTTGATACCATGAAGCAtaaaagccaacttttcaaaatgattgagagTGCTCAAGCTCTGCCCCCAGACCCCCACCAatttccaccccagaccctgctcaAAGTTCCACCCCATACCTCACCTAAGCTCTGCTCCTGACCCCACCCcttaataatagtattaattgtaatgccatttttccattcatttttcatatatatatatatatatatatatacatataatctTATTTATAGTCACTGGAatgaggggggggagaggcacagggagttaggaagggagggaaagagagatgctgcatgggtggggtggtgggaagggagaaaAAGGTGCTGCCagtggggcagagaagagaatagaattgttggacataggttcATGGAGTGGGacggaaagagagatggtatacatggggaaaggaagaaagagggaggattgTTGGAcgtgatagtggtggagaggagggagagagaaatattggatgttgtggtTGAGAGTGAAGGCTggaacagatggaaagggatgcatgaggaatgaatgttgaacatgatggtggagggaagggaggaagcgatgcagcatggtgttggagagggttgATAGAAGACGAAATGTTGGACACGACACTACTGGAGAGGGACAAAAGATGCTGTACATATTAGAAGtcggatgagagaggaagaaatgctggatTGTGAGGGagaccagaaaggaggaagggagagaagatgttggactgcagagggcagaaaggaggaagggagggagaaatgcttctctgggagggaggagagttgatttgagagatgtcagattcctgagaaagatgatggaaggagggagccagagatgtcagaccactggaaggagagagatgccagaccaggaaatggaagagaaggaggggagagagagatgctagactgtgGTAAATGGGAAGAAaatgagagagatgttagaccatagGAAGtagtagggaaggagagagagatgccagactgtgggaaggagacgagaaagatgtcagaccataagagggggagacagaaatgtcagaccatgggagagggagagagagggaggacatggtgcacagggatggaggggaagggcaaagaaagggaggagatggtgcatagcAATGGGTGTTGTAGGGAAGAGaaatagaagaaatgcttcttatgaacAGATGGGAATAGGGAtgaagaaggaggagatggtacacatagatagatgggaagggatggGTAGACATGGAAAATtcgattttgagaagaaagcagacaaatggaagaaagttgaatgttaaaagttaatgccaaagacgGATGTaggtttgatccaaacagactggggagctgaagagcttatgagcacatttaaatatttaaaagcctttaaatgttatatgaagatactatttgagaaacttgcccagtattgatgagaggggttttttttgtgttttgttctattttgaaagtattgccccctcaagtggactgtaatttaaaatccccggtctgtttggatcaaacctGCAATTGTAGGGGTATCCTTCATGGTTGCGTTTGGATGGGAAAGTGTCCTGTCCTTTGATGACACCCAAGCTGCAGACCTGCTGTCTAAATTTAAATTATTCACGACTCAGGATGAAGTACAAGCACCTTTAGATTGGGTACAACTGGGTTATTTGCAGAAGAGAATCACTCGGGCTGAGCTGTATGCCGCCACGCTGGCGGAGTACTGTCGAGCTAAACGGATACCTAGAGGTCTGAGAATCCAGAAGGAGCCTAGACTCTTTCTGGACAATGTCACATTTTTAGAAAGATGGAATTCAGTCCTCAATAAGTGCTCTCTTGACCTTATGTTACTGATAATAGAGACCACTCAATCAGTCCTGACACAGTATCAGGAAGATTTTTTCTTAAAGAAAGAATTGTTGCGGACATCCCTGGAAGTAGAAGCCTTTACTGAACGGCTGACGGCATTTTAGGATGAAATGGATAAATACTGGGCAGATCTTAAACAGACGAAAATCAAGAAGTTCAGACGCGACGAGATTGACTATGCAAAAGGCTATGTATATAATTGGATGGACAAGACAAGAAAATCCAAACAgtctaagccagtgttcttcaacctttttacacctatggaccggcggaaataaaataattatttagtggaccggcaaactaataagactgaaattttttaaaaccccattgccgccctgtccctgcgagctcggtcccattaactatctgatcccatccgcacaagcctcaaatagttatgattttatattgaacatattttattaaagtataaaaagaaacaatattctgtacaattgtcattttataaatataaataatacagggcaaggatcaacaaaacccccgtctcccctccccttcacatatatcccctctactatcaagaaaactgaataagccaaattattacagaatgctacacaaatatcatgctaacagaatatcgcagtcacacatggcaggaatggtgttagagagagtgcaactagggcaactgcctcctggtcagagagagccctaagccagctggaagctaaagacgcactgcctgggctttgcactccccagttatgtctaacatcagctctagcaggatacatattttaaatctgatatattctaatcacaagatagaaataaaattatttttttctaccttttgtcgtctctggtttctgctttcatcgtcttttcactctcttccatccagcgtctgccctctgtctcttcaatccagcatctgcctcttccatccactgtctgccctcaccCCTcaccctcccatatggtatctgcgttctttctatgcccctctctcctacaccagatctagcatctttgtccctctttccttatttttcatctgaccccccttctcagcatcaatctctctctaccttgtcattcctctgtctctcccctttccctcatctgatctctccattccatcctgactccttcccctcctctaatctccctgccagctgtttccttccaatgttcctcctcccctgtccagcagtaccttctccctttcttcctccccttatccaacagtaattctcgtcccttccctttcccttctcccctgtcagaagtagccccttcccctcccttgtccaggagtacaccttctccctttcctcctcctattatccaacagtaactctcgtcccttccctttctcccctgtcagcagtagccccttctcctcccttgtccaggagtaccccttctccctttcctcctccccttatccaacagtaattctcatcccttccctttcccttctcccctgtcagcagtagcctctTCCCctaccttgtccaggagtaccccttctcccttccctctccagaaaatgttccctctatgtaggctagcagcagctctgtgtgcttttaacttcggcacacagctgcccctaggcaatattttagcgcggtttcatgaggcagcctttgatgatgcgatgtgggccggcctaccaaaggccccgaggctgcctcatgaaaccgcgctaaaatactgcctaggggcagctgtgtgccgaagttaaaaacacacagacctgccgctgcttttctgggggtgcggagacaaacGCAGCAGGAGTccgtggtggcaggcaggagtgccggcatagcaacggcaacaggaagttgcacatcagctgacgccggcaccttttgctgcggcggggtcctgaatcctgcgcggaccagcaagatttttttgcggaccggcaccggtgcacggaccggcggttgaagaactgtggtctaagcCATCCACTTATACTAATACAGAGCCCTCGGATGATGACCGCAACAAACCACAGCCTACTAAACAAGTAGCCATTGTATCTAAAGATCAAAGCAACAGCACAACACAAAATTTTCGGCAACCAGCCTCGACAGCACCCACAGCGAAACCAGTGAGAGAGAGGAGGAACCAACGGTGAAGCTCCAGTTGGGGGCTGGTGAAAATATTTTTAACCTCTCAATGAGACAACTTACCAGAGCAGAGCTTTCAACTTTACAGAAGGGACTATCCTTGTCCCAGCTAATAATTTCAGCATGTTTGATTTTCGGGtaaattttttaaagtttatCTGGGATAAAGCTGATGCAGCGCCATCCACCACTCAGGAATGTGACAACATTGATCTTGATCAAGAAATGTACAGTACACTGAAGAGGAAGTCTCGATGGGTGCCTCCGGGAACCTGTGACCCACACATTCAAGTGTTTGAAAATTTGGTCATAGCATCTGTCTCCAATTTACAATCTTCTTGGAGGGTTTATAACATGTCTAAGGAAGAAGAACAAGCCATGTTCACCCTATCTCAAGATAGGTTGAGTGTGATTCGTCCGGCTAATAAAGGTGGGGGAGTGGTAATTTTAGATTCTGAACTATACGTGAAGGAGGCTCTCCGGCAGCTGTCTGATGTCAAATATTATCAACAAGTAGAATCTGATCCCACCCCACACCTGCAAGACATGATAAAAGCCATTTTGGTCCGAGCATTAGAAGACAGAATTATTACTGAACGGGAATATGATTATTTGTTCCAACCACATCCTATTACTCCGGTGATATATTTTGTGCCAAAAATCCACAAGTCTCTAAATAACCCTCCGGGCCGGCCCATAGTATCAGGCATAGGCTCAGTTCTAGAGCCCTTGTCAGATTTGGTGGACTTTCATCTCAAGTCGGAAGTACAAAAAGGAGCGTCCTATATTAAGGACACTACATCCATGATACAACTTTTACAATCATTAACAAATGTCCCCCCAGGAGCTCTTCTGGCCACATTAGACGTTGCGGCTCTGTACACCAATGTTCCGCAAGAGGAAGCAGTGATATTGATACAACATCATCTCACGCTTAAAGGCATCAATCCTCAGAGAGTGGAGTTGTTGACAGCTTTGGCACGCATCGCGTTGagcaaaaaaatttttgaatTCAACAACCAATTCTATTTTCAAATATGTGGAACAGTGATGGGGGCTACAATGGCCCCCTCTATAGCCTGTTTGTATGTTTCCAAATTTGAAGAAGAGTTCCTATACACTTCAGAGTACATTCAATACATTCTAGTGTGGAAGCGCTATATAGACGATGTATTTCTAATATGGACAGGATCCGGGGAGTTGTTTCAAATCTTCTTG
The nucleotide sequence above comes from Geotrypetes seraphini chromosome 5, aGeoSer1.1, whole genome shotgun sequence. Encoded proteins:
- the LOC117361022 gene encoding integumentary mucin C.1-like, whose product is MWLLIFSCFTIHIGLGSSETTIPEYSPMLTVDMSTSATDAPSADITTIEGATTTPATTFTPVDTTTIPANKVTSGDEETTAVTTPSPAVAILTTVAPPITTTTNPITTTTTTTPTTIATTTTPTTTTTVRTTTTTTPATTTTKTTTTKAVTTTTKATTRSATTKRAAANIRKTTNNAFSVNIFSILLLTMPVLLPAL